Within the Thermoplasmata archaeon genome, the region CCCGTCCTCGATGTCGGACAGATCGCAGTACGAGGTGAAGGAACGGTTGGGGACAAAGACGGTGTGGGTCTTCCGCAGCCGGTCTTGGATCTTCGCGGACAGGACCTCGCGGAACTTGGGCAGGACGAGGGCCTCGTCGACGCACCCGCGTACGAGGCGCCCGTCCGGGTCGCGCAGGGCGCGGAAGTACCGCGCGTACGGAGCCTCTCGGCCCGCCTCGCAGACGGCCAGCGTGCGGAAGCCCTCCTCCGCGGCACCGTCGCACACGTCCAGGGCCGAGTGGGAGGCGATGGTCCCGATGCGGATCGCGGAGGGCTCGTACTTCTCCAGGACCTCCACGACGGCCTCGCGGTCAATCATGGCCCACCCAACGGAGGACGGATGGGGCGAGCGTCCTTAATGCTTTGGGACTGCGGGGGAAAGGAAGGGTCCGGGTTCCTCAGAACCCGGACACGGCGAACCAGGGACCGCTCGGCGACCCGCTGAACGAACCGCGGACCAACAAGATCGGCGCAAAGCAGGAACTGGGCAGGGTCAGCATCTGGTCGAGCTTGGCGTTGCCCGAGGCGGTCGCGGGCACCGGGTTCGTGTTCACGTTGGTGACCGCACCCGAGTTGTCGACGCAACTCAGCGTCGCGAAGAAGTAGGGCGCAGGGTTCACGCCGGCGAGGCCCTTGGTTTGGGCGGTCGCGTTGGACGGATCGATCACGAGGCCATCGACCTCGACCGCGAGCTCGCCATTCGCCTTGAGCTTGGCCGTCCCACTTGCGATCACCCACGGGAGCCCGCCTCCGCTCACGCCGCGCAACGGCATCTCGGATCCTAGGAAGTGCCCCGAGACCCCGACGAAACTGTCGAATGTGAGCACAGGCCTCGCCGACGAACTCGCCGTCAGAGGGACGGCCGCAACGAACGCCAAGCTCGCAATCACCGATAGACCCACCGCAAGGCCAACCACTCGTTTCACCTGGATACCTCCTCGCCTGCCGCGGCAGTGCACCTGCGCGGCCCGAGCGGCGTTCCTCTCCCCGGACCACCGTATGTGGCTTTGCCCCAAATTCGCCCGATTCGAACCCGGAGGGGGTTTGGCCGGAAGTCCGAACTCACTTCACACCCAGGCGACGGGAGGCAAGCGCAGCGCCTCGGGAGAGGGCCTCGAGCTTGTGGAGCGCCACCTCGTGCGTAACGTTCCCGAATCCCAGGAACGTCTCGAAGCCGCAGTCGGTTCCCCCGAGCAGGTTCTTGGGATCGAAGCCCTCGATTCGGCCGAAGCGTTCGAGGCGGGTCGCGATCGTCTCGGGCGTCTCTACGAAGGGCGTCTTCACGTCGACCACGCCCGCCGCGAACCGCAGCCCCTTGGGCCACCCGTGCTCCTTCACGTACGCCTCGACGGCGAGGGCGTCCCCTTCGTGCCGAGGGTTCGCGGCCTCTCCCACGATCGTCCCGGCCTTGAGCCGCGCGAGCTGCGGGAGGACCCGCGCGAAGTCCGGATCGTTCCGATGGGACGCCAGGTAGTTCCCGTAGCAGTAGTGGACGCGGATCCGATCCGCGGGCAGGCCCGCGATCGCCTCGTTGATCGCATCCACATGGAGGGGCAGCAACTCATAGTACTCCGCGCCCCACGCCGCCGTGTTCCGGCCCATGGCCAAGTCCGGGGAATCGACCTGGAGGTCCACGCCGTCCACGGAGAGAATCGCACGGTACTCCTTGCGGAGCTCCTTGGCGAGACCGAACAGGTAGTCGCGGTGCGTCTTGTACGGACCGCCGCGGGTGAAGAAGATCGTCGTGACCCCGGGCGATGGCGAGGGGACGAAGATCCGCGAGGCGCCCTCTTCCTTCGCGAGCCGCGCCGCCTGCGCCGCTTCCTCCTTGGCCAAGGCTTCGCCGTGGTATGTCAGGGCGCTCTCGATTGCGGGCGCCTGGAACGGGCCGCCCTCCTGGGAGGCGAGCGCCTGGAGGAGCGCCGGATTGGACTCCTGGAATTCCTGGACCAGAGCCTCGGGGAACCGCATGGGCGCCCGGACCGCCTTCGAGAATCCGTCGAACCGGTTCGGCAGGAAGTTCGTGTAGCCGGCCTTGCGCTGCTCTCCGTTGCTCACCGCATACAGACCGAACGTGCTCCCGTGCGGATGGACCTGGTCTCGGATCGCGGCACGCTCCGCGTCCTCGACGATCTTCCGGTGTTCGGCGCCCAGTTCCCCCGTCGGGCTCTGGGCGAGGAGCTTTGCGATCTCGGGGGGGCGGTACCAGCTTCCGGTCATCGTGGTGTGGATGGGCATGCGGGGCACACGGACGGGCGGGAGTAATATGACCTATTACTATAGGAATGCCCAACGGAATGCCGCCCCGCGCGCCTCCGGGGCTCGCGGCCAAGATCTCCCGCCACCGGAGGAACGTCTTTATCGCGGAAGCCGTTTCGCGGCCTAGATGCAGACCCGGGCCGTGAAGTGGTGGGGCTGGGGGTGGGATGACCGCTCGCGACCCGTGGAAGGGCACCCAGCGCTCTGGGCGTACCTCCAGACGCGGCTCAAGATCGACCCGCGGATCCACCGGCCCGTGCCGCCCATCGATTCGGTTCGCATCCCGCCCTCCCTCCTGTCTCCGGACGCAATCGCGGAACTCGAGAAGCTCGTCGGCGAGGGCAACGTCTCCCTCGAGCCGCGAGACCGAATCGCGCATGCCCTCGGACGGAGCTACAAGGATCTCGTGCGTCTCAGGAGCGGCATGCTCCTCCGCGCCCCGGACGCGGTCCTGTTTCCCGAAGACGAGGGCGCGGTGGGCGCGACCCTTGAGCTCGCGCGCCGGCGGCGTTACGCCCTCGTCCCCTTCGGAGGCGGCACGAGCGTCGTGGGGGGTGTGGAGCCCCTCGCCGACGGCACGTACGCCGCCTCCCTGACCCTCGACCTGCGGCGCATGCACCGGGTCAAGGCGATCGACGAGCATTCCGGACTGGTCGTCGCCGAGCCCGGGATCCGAGGACCGCTTCTCGAGGAGGCCCTCGCGGCGAAGTCGCTCACCCTGGGCCACTTCCCGCAGTCCTGGGAGTTCTCGACCCTGGGCGGTTGGATCGCCACGCGGGCCGCGGGAGGCATGTCAAACCGGTACGGCCGGATCGACGACCTCGTCGTGGGTCTGCGGCTCGTGGCTCCGGCGCGGACTCTCGAAGTCCGGCCGCTCCCCGGACAGGACCACGGGCCCGATCTCAAGGAGCTCATCCTCGGATCGGAGGGAATCCTCGGCGTGATCACGGAGGCCACGGTCCGTGCGCACCCGCTGCCGGCGGCCCGGGAGTTCGCCTCCCGGCTCTTCCACACGTTCGAGGAAGGCATGGCGGCCCTCCGGGCCATGGCCCGCGAGGACGCGCTGCCCGACATGACGTACCTGAGCGACGAAGAGGAGACCCGGTTCCTGGCGGCGGAGGCGGGCGTCGGGCCGACCGGAGGCGGCGGAGCCGCGGGGCTCGGGCTCAAGATCCTTTCTGCGCGCGGGTACCAGATCGATCAGGGCAGCTTGCTCCTCATGGCGTTCGAGGGATCTGCGGAGCGGGTCGCGCACCGTCAGCAGCGCGCGCTGCGTCTCGCGCAGCCTGCGGCAAGCCTGGGCGCGGGACCCGCGAAGCGCTGGTATGCGGAGCGGTTCGAGACGCCCTACCTGAGGGATTCCCTGTTGGACCACGGCATCCTGGTCGACACCGTGGAGACCGCCGCCTCGTGGTCGAACCTCATGGGCGTCTACCAGGCGGGGGGCAAGGCGCTCCAGACGGCGATCTGGGAGCATGCGGGTGCAGGTCTCGTGCTCTGCCATATCTCCCACGTCTATCCGGACGGAGCCTCGCTGTACTTCACGTTCTTCGGCACCGCGCGGCAGGGGCAGGAGGTGGCTCAGTGGGAGGCGATCAAGGACGCGGTCACGGTCGCCTTCGTGGAGGCCGGCGGCGCATTGAGCCACCACCACGGGATCGGTGCGGACTACGCGCCGTACCTCGGGCGGGTTGTGGGGGAGGACGGACTCCTCGTCCTGCGCGCCCTGAAGCGGGAGCTCGACCCCGAGGGAATCATGAATCCCGGGAAGCTCGTGGGAGCCCGATGAGCGCGGACTTCTCGGCCCGACGCCGCGCGGCGAACCTGGAGCGCATGGGGTCCGAACCGTTCGACCTCCTGGTCATCGGCGGGGGCATTGTCGGCGCGGGAATCGCCCGCGACGCCGCCTTGCGCGGTCTCAAGACGACCTTGGTCGAGCGCGGCGATTTCGCCTCGGGCACAAGCGGCAAAACCTCACGCCTCGTCCACGGCGGCCTGCGGTATCTGAAGAACTTCAAGGTCGGCCTCGTGCGGCAGGCCGTGCGGGAGCGCGATCTCCTGCTCGAACGGGCGCCCTCGCTCGTGACGCCGCTCGCCTTCACGATCCCCGCCTACGCGGGCCGAGGCATGGGCCGGACCACGCTCCGGTTTGGCCTCTGGGTCTACGATTTCCTGTCGCGGGACAAAGTCCTCCCGCGGCGGCGGTGGCTTTCCACGGAGGCAGTGAAGGAACGCGAGCCGCGGCTCGGAGAAGCGGGGCTCCACGGGGGCGGCCTCTATCACGACGCACTGCCCAACGATGCGCGACTCGTGCTCTCCGTGGTCCGGGACGCCGCGGACCGCGGTGCCGTTGTAGCGAACTACGCCGAGGTGACGGGACTGCTGCACGCCGGTGGTCAGGTGTCGGGCGCGCGAATCCGCGACCGGGAGATGCAGCGCGAGTTCGACACCCATGCCGCCGTCGTGGTGAACGCGACAGGAGTGTGGGTTGACCGCCTTCGGTCCCCGCCTGAAGCGGGCGCGGCCCTCCGACCCACCAAGGGCATCCACGTGTTCCTGCCCCGGAGCAAGGTCGGAAACCGCGAGGCCGTCGTGCTCAGCGCGAAGCGGGACGGCCGCATGCTGTTCGTCCTTCCCTGGGGCCGCCTGACCCTGGTCGGTACCACGGACACGGATTTCCGAGGTGACCTCGACCGCGTCGTTCCGGACGCGGACGACGTCGAGTACCTCTTGGAGTCCGTGAACGAGGCGTTCCCCGACGCCCGCGTCGGCGTCCCGGACGTCGTCAGCGCGTACGCGGGGCTCCGTCCCCTCATCCTCGAGGGAGCGACGGCAACGGAGGAATCGGACATCTCCCGCGAGCACGAGATCTTCCGCGATCCCGACGGCCTGGTCTCCGTCGCCGGCGGCAAACTCACGACGCACCGGGCCATGGCCCGGGAGGTCGTGGATCTGGTGTGCCGGACGCTTGGCCGGTCCTCGGCCTGCACGACCTCGGACGCCTCCCTGGGACCGCGGCCCGGAGGCACGGAAGAGCTGCGAGGCCAGGGGATCGACGAGACGTTCGCGTCCTTCCTCGCGTCGCGCCATCCCATCGACGACGTTCGACCGTGGCTCGGCAAGCCCTCCACGGAAGGCCGCATCGTTCCCGACCTCCCGTACCTGTGGATCGAGGTGAGCATCGCGGCGGAGAACGAGATGGCGATGACCCTCGCGGACGTCATGGTCCGCCGGCTCGGCCTGTTCTACGAGTCCCTCGACCAGGGAGCTTCCGTCGCCGCCGCGGTGGCGGAGCGGCTGGGCACTCACCTGGGATGGGACGAGGCCCGGAAGGAGCGCGAGCTCGAGGGGTATCGCGACCTCATTGCGGAAAGTCGGCGGTACCGGGAGGGCCATGGTCGCTGAGACCGTCTTCATCGTGAACCCGGTCTCGGGGAACGGGAGGACGGCGAAGCACTGGCGCTCCTACGACCGGGTCTTCCGTCAGCATCTCGGGCGGACATACGAGGTCCGGATGACCCAGGGGCCCTGGCACGCCGCAGAACTGGCGAAGGAGGCGGTCGTCAACGGCGCGACCACGGTTGTGAGCGTGGGCGGCGACGGGACGCTGAACGAGGTGACCAACGGATTCCTGGACGGCACGGGCCGCCCGTGGAACCCCGACGCCCGACTCGCGGTCCTCTCCGTGGGGACGGGATCCGACTTCATCAAGACCCTGGGCGAGACGCGGAGCCCGGAGGACCTCGTCGCGCGCCTCAAGGAGGGACGCACGCGGACGATTGACGCAGGGCTTTGCGAGTACTCGGAGGCGGGGGCGCCGCGGTCCCGGTACTTCATCAACATCGCGGAGGTGGGCTCCGGGGGCGCCGTGGTGGACCGGGTGAACCGGACCACGAAGATCCTCGGCGGCCGACTGAGCTTCCTCCTCGCAATCCTCCGCACGCTGCCGAACTACCGGAACACCCGGATGGGGTACGAGGCGGACGCGGGACCGCGGACCGAGGCGGTCGTCAACGACTTGGTCGTCGCGAACGGCCGGTTCTTCGGCGGTGGGCTGCAGCCGGCGCCCAAGGCCGACCTCGAGGATGGCCTGTTGGACGTCGTCCTCATCGGGGATATCGACTTCAAGACCACGCGCAAGAACCTCGGGCTCCTCCGGGAAGGGACACATCTCGACCTGCCGTACATCACCTGGTTCCGCGCGAAGGAGCTCGTCGTCCACACCGCGGACGAGATGATCGACCTGGACGGGGAGTCCGTGGGCCGCCACGCGCTGCGATTCCAGGTCCTTCCGCGCGCCGTCCGCCTCGTCGACTGAGAAAAAAGGCCGATAGCCCCGGGCAGATTCGAACTGCCGTCGCGAGGTCTCCCCTCGGACCGCGCGGGTCCGATCCAGAGCCTCGAATCATTGGCCGCTAGACCACGGGGCTGCGACCGCGATTCAACAGGGAGGTCGTATTTTGACTTTTCCTACTGGGTCGCCTCGCGCAGACGCTTGAGAACCCAGTCCTTCTCGAGGACCGCAAGGAACGGCGCGGCACGGGGTCCGCGTTCCTTTCCCAGGAGCACGAGATACAGATCACGGAAGAACCGGGTGGTGTCCACGGTCAGTTTCCCCACCTTGGTCAGGGAGACCATGGAGTCCTTGATCGCCTCCTCGGTCCATGGGGCCTTCACGGCCCGCTCGAGGTATGCTCGGAGTGCGGCGCGATCCCGATCGTCGAGCGCACGCTCGACCTCGGGCGTGAGCGCCTCGAGGAGGACGACCTTGTTCTCGGGCATGTACTTCTCGACCCAGGACCGGGACTGCTCGATGCGGCGCGCAACCCGCGCCCGCTCCCAGTCCGTGAGTTCCCGGTCGAGCAGCCCCGTGTCCCGCATCCGCCCCAGGCACCACTCGAGGCGGTCCTCCTCGGGGCCGATCTGGCCCAGGAAGGAGGCGTGGCGGTACGAAAGCCGGAACGGCTCCTCCTTCGGGATGGGTTGGAGCTGGGCGAGCTCGTAGGAGCGCGCCTGATCGTCCTCGTCGCCCTCCCGCTCGTCCGTGTAGCACAGCTGTTCCGCACGGTCGTACGTGTCGTGCATCCCGTCCACGCGGGACAGGTCCAGGACGATCCTCCGCTGGATCGGGTTGAACGCGTACACGTACCGGATCACCTCGGGGTCGCCAATCTCGAGCCACGCCCGCGGCGAGAAGCCGATGAAGTCCGAGGACCCCATGTCGCCGAGATCCTTCCCGTGGTCCGCCTGCCCTACCCACTCGTACGGGATCCCCATGGGAGCGCGGGTCTTCAAGAGGGTCTCGCACACCTCCTTGCAGGAGTCCCGGGATCCCCCGGGCGTCGCGTGGTCCTTCCCGAAGGGCTCGATGTCCACCTTGTACACCTTCCAGAGCGCGGCCCACTCGAGCCGCCAGTTCAGCTTGCCCTTCTCGATGGAGGACTTGCCTCTGCTCCCGCACTTGGGGCAGTCGTACTCCGCGATCATCCCCTTGAGCGCCACGGTCCGCGCGCCGATCTTCCCGCAGTGCTCGCAGAAGGCCTCGAACGGGAGCCAGCCCGCCGGATACGGGTGGCGTTCGCGGTACTTGTTCACGATCGCCCGGACCTGCTCGGGCCGGGAGACGAGGTCGTGCACGACCGCCTGCATGGCGGGGTTCTTGTACGCGTCCGTCGTGGTCACGATGCGGATGTCCGGCGTGAAGCGGTCGAGGACGCCGCCGAAGTCGACCCAGTAGTGCTCAACCCAGTTCTTGTGGCAGCCCTTCGGGTCCGGCACGTCGATCAAACGCCGGCCGATGTACGCCTTCCCCTCGTCGTCGGGGAACTGGGCCAGCTGGCCCTCCTTGGACTTCCACTCGTCCTGCGTGTACAGGACGAGGCTCTCGGTGGCCTTGCGGCCTTCGTCGCGGAAGCTCCGGGT harbors:
- a CDS encoding FAD-binding oxidoreductase yields the protein MQTRAVKWWGWGWDDRSRPVEGHPALWAYLQTRLKIDPRIHRPVPPIDSVRIPPSLLSPDAIAELEKLVGEGNVSLEPRDRIAHALGRSYKDLVRLRSGMLLRAPDAVLFPEDEGAVGATLELARRRRYALVPFGGGTSVVGGVEPLADGTYAASLTLDLRRMHRVKAIDEHSGLVVAEPGIRGPLLEEALAAKSLTLGHFPQSWEFSTLGGWIATRAAGGMSNRYGRIDDLVVGLRLVAPARTLEVRPLPGQDHGPDLKELILGSEGILGVITEATVRAHPLPAAREFASRLFHTFEEGMAALRAMAREDALPDMTYLSDEEETRFLAAEAGVGPTGGGGAAGLGLKILSARGYQIDQGSLLLMAFEGSAERVAHRQQRALRLAQPAASLGAGPAKRWYAERFETPYLRDSLLDHGILVDTVETAASWSNLMGVYQAGGKALQTAIWEHAGAGLVLCHISHVYPDGASLYFTFFGTARQGQEVAQWEAIKDAVTVAFVEAGGALSHHHGIGADYAPYLGRVVGEDGLLVLRALKRELDPEGIMNPGKLVGAR
- a CDS encoding glycerol-3-phosphate dehydrogenase/oxidase, translating into MSADFSARRRAANLERMGSEPFDLLVIGGGIVGAGIARDAALRGLKTTLVERGDFASGTSGKTSRLVHGGLRYLKNFKVGLVRQAVRERDLLLERAPSLVTPLAFTIPAYAGRGMGRTTLRFGLWVYDFLSRDKVLPRRRWLSTEAVKEREPRLGEAGLHGGGLYHDALPNDARLVLSVVRDAADRGAVVANYAEVTGLLHAGGQVSGARIRDREMQREFDTHAAVVVNATGVWVDRLRSPPEAGAALRPTKGIHVFLPRSKVGNREAVVLSAKRDGRMLFVLPWGRLTLVGTTDTDFRGDLDRVVPDADDVEYLLESVNEAFPDARVGVPDVVSAYAGLRPLILEGATATEESDISREHEIFRDPDGLVSVAGGKLTTHRAMAREVVDLVCRTLGRSSACTTSDASLGPRPGGTEELRGQGIDETFASFLASRHPIDDVRPWLGKPSTEGRIVPDLPYLWIEVSIAAENEMAMTLADVMVRRLGLFYESLDQGASVAAAVAERLGTHLGWDEARKERELEGYRDLIAESRRYREGHGR
- a CDS encoding diacylglycerol kinase family protein, translated to MVAETVFIVNPVSGNGRTAKHWRSYDRVFRQHLGRTYEVRMTQGPWHAAELAKEAVVNGATTVVSVGGDGTLNEVTNGFLDGTGRPWNPDARLAVLSVGTGSDFIKTLGETRSPEDLVARLKEGRTRTIDAGLCEYSEAGAPRSRYFINIAEVGSGGAVVDRVNRTTKILGGRLSFLLAILRTLPNYRNTRMGYEADAGPRTEAVVNDLVVANGRFFGGGLQPAPKADLEDGLLDVVLIGDIDFKTTRKNLGLLREGTHLDLPYITWFRAKELVVHTADEMIDLDGESVGRHALRFQVLPRAVRLVD
- the lysS gene encoding lysine--tRNA ligase, coding for MRAIRLTHWYDELLLDAKAYVGEKKDLVINGGLSVSGLQHVGRLRGEITLAQLLTRSFRDEGRKATESLVLYTQDEWKSKEGQLAQFPDDEGKAYIGRRLIDVPDPKGCHKNWVEHYWVDFGGVLDRFTPDIRIVTTTDAYKNPAMQAVVHDLVSRPEQVRAIVNKYRERHPYPAGWLPFEAFCEHCGKIGARTVALKGMIAEYDCPKCGSRGKSSIEKGKLNWRLEWAALWKVYKVDIEPFGKDHATPGGSRDSCKEVCETLLKTRAPMGIPYEWVGQADHGKDLGDMGSSDFIGFSPRAWLEIGDPEVIRYVYAFNPIQRRIVLDLSRVDGMHDTYDRAEQLCYTDEREGDEDDQARSYELAQLQPIPKEEPFRLSYRHASFLGQIGPEEDRLEWCLGRMRDTGLLDRELTDWERARVARRIEQSRSWVEKYMPENKVVLLEALTPEVERALDDRDRAALRAYLERAVKAPWTEEAIKDSMVSLTKVGKLTVDTTRFFRDLYLVLLGKERGPRAAPFLAVLEKDWVLKRLREATQ